Part of the Cryptosporangium arvum DSM 44712 genome, ACTCGGCGGCTTTCTTCTCGTCGCCGGCGGTGTCGAAGCTGGTGAGCGTGACGGCACAGTCGGCGCTCTTCGCGTTGTGGTCGGCGACCGCGAGCTCGACGCCGTTGCGGATCCGGAGGCCGAGGTCGGCGCCGTCGCCGGTCGACGCGCCGATGAAGGCCAGCTCGGCGGCGCAGGGCGGGGCTCCGGCGTCGTAGGCGTTGGTGTCGCCGCTGTCGTTCTCGGCCGCGAACATGTCGCGGAGGAACAGCCCGCCGCCGCAGAGCACGAGGACCAGCACCATGGCCGCCGCGACGATCGCGACGATCCGCCCCGCCCCCGCTTTCCGGCGCGGCCGCTCCCCTCCCGGCGCCCCGCCGGCCGCCGCCCCGTGCACCCCCGCCCCCGACCCGGCCCCGTGCGCACCCGGCTCCTGCGCGCCCGACTCATGCGCGCCCGACGCGTGCGCACCCGACTCGCGCACCCCGGACCCGGACCCGCGCACCCCGGACCCAGGCACCCCGGACCCAGGCACCCCGGACCCAGGCCCTCCGCCCCCGTGCACCCCGGACCCGGCACCCTGCGCACCGGAACCACCCCCGTGCGCACCCGCCCCCGACACCCCGCCGTGCGCCCCGGCACCCTGCGGCCGCGCGATGATCGGCGGCCGGGGCGGCGGCACCGGCGCCCCGGAGGCCGCAGAAGTCCCCCCGGCCCCGGACCCGGGCACCGTTCCGTACGCATCCGAGATCCGCCCCGGCCGGGGCGGCGCCCCACCCGCCCCCACCCCCGGCGGCGACACCGGCGGAGACATCGGCGGAGCGACCGGCGCGGCCGCGCCGACGATGATCGCGCCCTGCGCGACCACGAGCTCCGGGTTCTCCACCACCGTCGGCGCGATCCCGAGGTACTCGTGCAGCAGCGCCGACACCAGCGGTATCCGGCTCGACCCACCCACCAGCAGCACCGCCGCCAGTCCACCGGACGGCGTCTCGGCGGCACGCAGCGACTCCAGCGTCGTGCCGACGGTCTGGTTCAGCAGCGGCCGCGCGAGCGCGTCGAGCTGCTCCCGGCCGAGCGGCAGGTCGTCGTCGAGCAGCGGCACGTGGATGTGGACGGACGTCGTGCGCGAGAGCGTCTCCTTGGCTTGCCGCACGTCCTCCCAGAGCAGCCGCGACTCGCGCCGGTCGGACGCGGTCATCGGCGTCTTCAGCCGCTCCCAGACCGGCGCGGCCCGGTCGCCGAGCAGTACGCCGAGGTGCTCGAAGATCGCAGCGTCGACGTCGAGCCCGCCGACGTCGTCGAGCCCCTGGTAGGCCACGACGTCGAAGCCCATCGGCGTCCGGCGCACGACGGTGGCGTCGAACGTGCCGCCGCCGAAGTCGTAGACGACCATGCTCTGCCCCGGCGCCACCGACACCCGCGGCAGCGCCACGAAGCTGTACGCGGCCGCGACCGGCTCCGGCACCAGCAGCGCCGACGGGATCCCGGCGATCGCCGCCGCCTGACGCAGCAGATCGAGCCGGCGGGGGCCCCAGGCCACCGGGTGGGTCAGCACGACCTGTTCGGGCTGGCGGCCCTTGGCCCGGCGCGCCTCGGCCATCACCCGCGAGAGCACCGCGGCCAGCAGTTGCGGCACCGGCACCTCGTGCCCGCCGAGCAGCACGGTGCCGTCGTCGATGCGCCGCTTCGGGTTCGGTTCGAACGCCTCGGGCCGGGTGCGTGCGACGTGGGCGGCGTCCCGGCCGGTCAGGAACTGCCCGTTCTCGTCCAGGCAGACGCCGGAGAGCAGCATCGGCGAGCCGTCGAACAGCAGGGATTCGCTCCTGCCGTCGGGATACCGGAGCACACCGACGGTGTTCGACGTCCCGAAGTCGATCCCGATCAAGTACCCGGATAACGGCATACCCGGCAGCTTATCGACTACTCGCTGCTCAACTTTCACGGATGCCACAGCATGAATCAGCCGCGCATCGTCCGAAAGGTCGCTTGTCCTCACCGCCCCGGCGACGCACGCTGGACCGGCCACTCCCCGACAGTCCGGGCCGTCCAGGGGGAAACGTGCTGGTGCGGGACGTCATGACCAGATTTCCGGCGTGCATCCATCTCGGTGCGGACATCCGCCGCGCCGCCGAGCTGGTCAGCGTCTCCCAGATCAGCGAGCTGATGGTGCTCGACCACGACGACGCGTTCGTCGGCGCGCTCAGCGAGGGCGATCTGATCCGGGCGGTGCTGCCGAGCTACGACGAGGCCCTGCGCGCGGGCGGGTCGCTCGACGACGCGTTCGGCGATCTGAGCCGCAAAGCCCGCGACCTCGCCGACCGCCCGATCGACCCGCTCGTCGTCCGCGACGCGATCACGCTGCGCCCCGACGACGACGTGGCCCGGGCCGCGGTCGTGATGACCGAGAAACAGATCCGCCGCCTGCCGGTCGTCGAGGGACGCACGCTGCACGGCACGGTGGCCCGCTCCGACATCTGCCGCGCCGTCATCTACCACGCCTGATGACGCGCCTGCGGCTGGTGTTCACGAACCGGCGTACCGGTGCGGTCGCCGAGCACACCGGGGAGCTGCCGCTCTCGGTGGGCCGCGACGCGACACGCAGTGACGTCGCGATCGACGACCGGTCGGTGTCGCGCCGCCACGCGCGGTTCGAGCTCGACGGCGACGACCTGGTCGTCACCGACCTGGACAGCTCCAACGGGACGTTCGTCAACGGCGGCTGGATCCGCAGGCACGTGCTGCGGACCGGCGACCGCCTCGGCATCGGCGCCAGCACCGTCGAGTGGACGCTCGTCGTCGAACCGGAGCCGCTCAGCGACGAGACCCGCATCGGCGCGGGCATGACGATGATCGCGCCCTTCCTCCCGCCGGCCCCGGGTCGCCGCGTCTCCCCCGCCCGGCGGGTCGTCGAGGCCGCCGAGGCCTACAACCGCGAGCAGGGCCACGAGCTCGACGGCTTCCTCTCGCTCGAGTACGGGTTCCTCCCGGTCGAGCCACCGCTGCGGGCGCTGCCGGAGTCGCACCGGGCCTGGGACGACCTCGTCGACCGGCTCCCCGCCCTGTACGCGAGCCTCGAGCTGCGGGCCGAGTTCGACCGGCTGCCGGTGCTGGACGCCGACGCGCTGCCCGACAAGTACCTGCTCCGCGCGTCGGTCCTGCTCGGCGTGTTCGCGCACGCCTACCAGTACGTGCGCACCGAGCCGCCGCCCGCGCTACCGCCGAGCATCCTGCTCCCCTGGCGGCAGGTGTCGCGGCGGCTGGGCAAGGACGTCCCTTCGGTCTCCTACATCGACCTGTTCTTCTACAACTGGAAGCTGCGCGAGGACACCGGGCCCCGGCGCCTGGCCAACCTGGAGCTGCTCGTCCCGGCCTGGCGCAACCGGGCCGAGGAAGTCTTCTACCTGGTCACGACCGAGTTCGCGATGGAGCTCACCCCAGTTCTCGACGCGATGCTGCGGGCCCAGGACGCCGTGCTCGCCGAGGACGCCACGGCCCTGGAACCGGCGTTGCTGACGATGCTCGAGCGCCTGCACCACGTCACGCGGACCATCTATCCGCAGATCGACCCGAACCCGCGGTCGGAGTCGCATCTCGACCTGGTGCTGTGGGCGAAGACCGTCGGCACGTCGGGGGTACCGATCTTCGACGGCGCGCCGAGCCCGGCCGGCACCGCCCAGCCGCAGATCCACGCGCTCGACGCGTTCTTCGGCCGGGCGTCGTACTCGTCCACGGTCGGGCAGCAGAGCCTCGCCCTGCGCGCGCAGATGCCCCGGCACTGGCGGGAGCTCGTCGAGGCGCTCGGCGCGGTCTCGGTGCGCGACTTCGTGGAGCGGCCCGGGAACACCGCGCTGCGCGGGCTGTACGCGGCGGTGCTCGACGCGTATCTCGGGGACCGGGGCTGGATGGGCCTGCACCGGATCAAGGCCTACGGGTTCCTCGAGGTCGCGTTCAAGGTCGGCCGGTCGGTCACCACCGGCGCGAAGTTCACCGGCCTGTTCCGCGACAAGACGTGGGAGGCGATCGACCGCGAGCTCGCCGAGGTCCGCGACGAACGCTGGCCGGCCGGCAACCAGCAGGTCTACTTCGGCCGGGTCCGGCGCGGCACCACCACGACCGATCCCGGCTCCGCGGCCTGGACCACCCACCTGCGCCTCGACGTCGCCGGGC contains:
- a CDS encoding CBS domain-containing protein, which encodes MTRFPACIHLGADIRRAAELVSVSQISELMVLDHDDAFVGALSEGDLIRAVLPSYDEALRAGGSLDDAFGDLSRKARDLADRPIDPLVVRDAITLRPDDDVARAAVVMTEKQIRRLPVVEGRTLHGTVARSDICRAVIYHA
- a CDS encoding Hsp70 family protein, which translates into the protein MPLSGYLIGIDFGTSNTVGVLRYPDGRSESLLFDGSPMLLSGVCLDENGQFLTGRDAAHVARTRPEAFEPNPKRRIDDGTVLLGGHEVPVPQLLAAVLSRVMAEARRAKGRQPEQVVLTHPVAWGPRRLDLLRQAAAIAGIPSALLVPEPVAAAYSFVALPRVSVAPGQSMVVYDFGGGTFDATVVRRTPMGFDVVAYQGLDDVGGLDVDAAIFEHLGVLLGDRAAPVWERLKTPMTASDRRESRLLWEDVRQAKETLSRTTSVHIHVPLLDDDLPLGREQLDALARPLLNQTVGTTLESLRAAETPSGGLAAVLLVGGSSRIPLVSALLHEYLGIAPTVVENPELVVAQGAIIVGAAAPVAPPMSPPVSPPGVGAGGAPPRPGRISDAYGTVPGSGAGGTSAASGAPVPPPRPPIIARPQGAGAHGGVSGAGAHGGGSGAQGAGSGVHGGGGPGSGVPGSGVPGSGVRGSGSGVRESGAHASGAHESGAQEPGAHGAGSGAGVHGAAAGGAPGGERPRRKAGAGRIVAIVAAAMVLVLVLCGGGLFLRDMFAAENDSGDTNAYDAGAPPCAAELAFIGASTGDGADLGLRIRNGVELAVADHNAKSADCAVTLTSFDTAGDEKKAAEFAANVAGNPTTVGVVGPLRPAELAAAGKVYDAAGLAQITPVGDADALAQWKTFHQVIGDEDSPNLFARKYLVDTLKATKVYLTDDGSAHGRKLAGYFRGGLEEARAWAGSETVSRDGLGGSAAKIIRSGATAVVYVGAPALAGQLRRALTEVGGRDIRLVGTSEIDDPAFFTEAGDSAAGTVLFGPYMPEKEVPAEFRVAYAAKYGTEPGRYAAEAYDAATIMLDGIAAGKQTRKDMLDFVNRYDADGLTKRLKFNELGDLAVPTMWLYEADANAFTSTGKLTR